In the genome of Chryseobacterium arthrosphaerae, one region contains:
- a CDS encoding FEKKY domain-containing protein has product MKKLNIQNIKEMLRFPVSFKLVNSSCIGLWFVFVSCKPDPAPVTRTSQKSVKTTDSLCWKDFRYGELPPVGAYDAIDSLVKKWNLCYERIEAGCVITDSIKNLKKQYQASNKLYFKSLEKKLGKNWKQDFDKELHTLDSINWIRIKRKMDSLNRSETH; this is encoded by the coding sequence ATGAAAAAACTCAATATCCAAAACATCAAAGAAATGCTCCGGTTTCCGGTATCTTTTAAGCTTGTGAACAGCTCTTGTATCGGTTTATGGTTTGTTTTTGTTTCCTGTAAACCTGATCCTGCCCCTGTAACCAGAACTTCTCAAAAGTCTGTAAAAACTACAGATTCTCTTTGCTGGAAGGATTTCCGGTATGGTGAACTTCCTCCCGTAGGAGCATACGATGCCATTGACAGCCTGGTCAAAAAGTGGAATTTATGCTACGAACGTATTGAAGCCGGATGTGTCATTACAGACAGCATCAAAAATCTGAAGAAGCAATATCAGGCTTCAAACAAGCTGTATTTCAAAAGTCTTGAAAAGAAACTGGGAAAGAACTGGAAGCAGGATTTTGATAAGGAACTTCACACCTTAGACAGCATCAACTGGATCAGGATTAAACGGAAAATGGATTCTCTGAACCGCAGCGAAACTCATTAA
- a CDS encoding RNA polymerase sigma factor, translated as MLKEKNETGFHYLYDHYSGALYGIILRIVQSKEYTEEVIQDVFVKIWNSIHQYDASKGRFYTWMINIARNTAIDYLKSKSFQNTLKNQSLPDFVYNTAELSTVNNTSDYIGFNNVLESLEEDKQELLNLAYYQGYTQNEISEKLKIPLGTVKTKMRNALMKLKDLLKDYQ; from the coding sequence TTGCTAAAAGAAAAAAACGAAACTGGTTTTCATTATCTGTATGACCACTATTCCGGTGCGTTGTACGGAATCATTCTCCGGATCGTCCAGTCTAAAGAATATACTGAAGAAGTTATTCAGGATGTTTTTGTTAAAATATGGAATTCTATTCATCAGTATGATGCTTCAAAAGGAAGATTCTATACATGGATGATCAATATTGCAAGAAATACGGCTATTGATTATTTAAAATCCAAAAGCTTTCAGAATACCCTTAAAAACCAATCACTTCCGGATTTCGTATATAATACTGCAGAACTTTCAACGGTTAATAATACATCTGATTATATCGGGTTTAATAATGTGCTTGAAAGTCTGGAAGAAGATAAACAGGAGCTCCTGAATCTTGCTTATTATCAGGGATATACCCAGAATGAAATATCCGAAAAACTGAAGATACCGCTGGGAACGGTAAAAACGAAAATGCGGAATGCACTGATGAAATTAAAAGATTTGCTAAAAGACTATCAATAA
- a CDS encoding anti-sigma factor: MNTKEYISSGIIESYILGHASPEEAGILECVMKNNAEVKAAFEEAQKTLEDLATAQAVTPPGDLKSKIWNRIQQEQVVEEVPPALSADISEPKQQEKVQRNTSWKTYAIAASVLFLVSVAGNLYWMNIQSDSQKEMAVMMADKKKQDQAMEKMNRKIDMFSNPDMQMVILKGVEKHTEAKAMVFWDKKTKEVYLNAEKLPKAPEGMQYQLWAIEDGQPVSAGMYTEDKDSRTALANIPKAQAFAITLEKEGGSKVPTMENMFVMGEI, encoded by the coding sequence TTGAACACTAAAGAATACATATCATCCGGAATTATAGAATCTTATATTCTTGGCCATGCTTCTCCCGAGGAGGCAGGGATTTTGGAGTGTGTGATGAAAAACAATGCTGAGGTAAAAGCAGCTTTTGAGGAGGCACAGAAAACTCTGGAAGACCTTGCTACAGCACAGGCTGTAACCCCTCCGGGAGATTTGAAATCCAAGATATGGAACAGAATTCAGCAGGAACAGGTTGTTGAAGAAGTTCCTCCTGCTCTTTCAGCAGATATTTCTGAACCCAAACAACAGGAGAAAGTACAGAGGAACACCTCCTGGAAAACGTATGCAATTGCTGCATCTGTACTGTTTCTCGTAAGTGTTGCCGGCAACTTGTACTGGATGAATATCCAATCTGACAGTCAGAAAGAAATGGCTGTAATGATGGCAGATAAAAAGAAACAGGACCAGGCTATGGAAAAAATGAACCGGAAGATCGATATGTTTTCCAATCCTGATATGCAGATGGTGATACTGAAGGGCGTGGAAAAACATACAGAAGCTAAAGCCATGGTTTTCTGGGACAAAAAAACAAAAGAGGTTTATCTGAATGCAGAAAAGCTTCCCAAAGCTCCTGAGGGAATGCAGTATCAGCTATGGGCTATTGAAGACGGCCAGCCTGTAAGTGCAGGAATGTATACTGAAGATAAAGACAGCAGGACTGCTCTGGCTAATATCCCGAAAGCGCAGGCCTTTGCCATCACCCTCGAAAAAGAAGGCGGAAGCAAAGTTCCAACTATGGAAAATATGTTTGTAATGGGAGAAATTTAA
- a CDS encoding MerC domain-containing protein: MKSKILDAVGISAAVLCLIHCIVFPLLLIVPLGISHNPYIDLGFLIIGAIVVFNVTKKTANRQLKLLFWLSILLISISVMTDLIFEIHLPLIYVGAAGLITGHILNFKNHQH; this comes from the coding sequence ATGAAATCAAAAATTCTTGATGCTGTAGGAATCTCCGCTGCTGTTTTATGCCTGATTCATTGCATTGTATTTCCATTACTGCTGATTGTTCCTCTCGGGATATCACACAATCCTTATATTGACTTAGGCTTTCTGATCATTGGAGCCATTGTCGTTTTCAACGTCACTAAAAAAACAGCAAACCGGCAACTGAAGCTGTTATTTTGGCTATCTATTCTCCTGATCTCCATTTCTGTCATGACAGATCTGATCTTTGAAATCCATCTTCCTCTGATCTATGTGGGAGCTGCAGGACTCATTACAGGACATATCCTCAATTTTAAAAATCATCAACATTAA
- a CDS encoding LytR/AlgR family response regulator transcription factor, which yields MKIKCLLVDDEPLAIQLLKGHLEKLDMFEVTATCNNAIKALEVLRTEPIDLVFLDIKMPKISGIDFLKTLKKPPAVVITTAYREYALEGYDLDIVDYLLKPITFDRFFKAIDRYLRTVQVLQPVQPAASVAEQYIYIKSGGKFHKLCIDDILYVESFKDYITIHCAQQKIVTKHKISDMEQELKPYHFLRIHRSFIINQKKITAFTVNDIEIGKQELPIGTNYKEYVFQTLKSNTL from the coding sequence ATGAAAATAAAATGTCTTTTAGTGGATGATGAACCTTTGGCTATTCAGTTGTTGAAGGGACACCTTGAAAAACTGGATATGTTTGAAGTGACCGCTACCTGCAATAATGCCATCAAAGCACTGGAAGTACTGAGAACAGAACCCATAGATCTTGTTTTCTTGGATATTAAAATGCCCAAAATCTCCGGAATTGATTTTTTAAAAACACTCAAAAAACCGCCGGCGGTGGTTATTACCACGGCTTACCGTGAATATGCCTTGGAAGGATACGATCTTGATATTGTAGATTATCTTTTAAAGCCTATTACATTTGACCGTTTTTTCAAAGCTATAGACCGTTATCTGAGAACCGTTCAGGTATTACAGCCAGTACAACCGGCAGCTTCCGTTGCAGAACAGTATATTTATATCAAATCCGGTGGGAAATTCCATAAACTCTGTATTGATGATATCTTATATGTGGAAAGTTTCAAAGATTATATAACCATTCACTGTGCCCAGCAAAAAATAGTCACCAAACACAAGATTAGTGATATGGAACAGGAGTTGAAACCTTATCATTTTTTACGTATTCACAGATCTTTTATTATCAATCAAAAGAAAATAACCGCTTTTACAGTGAATGATATAGAAATCGGAAAGCAGGAACTTCCGATTGGAACCAATTACAAAGAATATGTCTTTCAGACACTGAAAAGCAATACGCTGTGA
- a CDS encoding ferritin-like domain-containing protein, producing the protein MKRTVQVSNAGATLDTSRRNFLKLSGVGLAIAGLTIIGCDDNDDFQIMEESKYDLGTGDVGILNYAYALEQLEADFYTKVVNNFYTGISSIEKEVFTDLYHHEVIHRDFFKVAISGATDHVLPKLEFQYPNVNFNDRNSVLATAKALEDTGVAAYNGAGKYISNPTYLVIAGKIVSVEARHASAIRNLINPGSADFSGDDVIDANGLDLAKEPKDIVMAAGAFIKTPFTWKERGIN; encoded by the coding sequence ATGAAAAGAACAGTTCAGGTATCTAACGCGGGAGCAACCCTTGATACCAGCAGAAGAAATTTTCTAAAATTAAGCGGCGTAGGGTTGGCTATCGCAGGCCTTACCATAATAGGCTGTGATGACAATGATGACTTTCAGATAATGGAAGAATCAAAGTATGACCTTGGTACGGGAGATGTGGGTATTCTAAATTACGCCTATGCACTCGAACAACTGGAAGCGGACTTTTATACGAAAGTAGTCAATAACTTCTACACAGGGATTTCCAGCATTGAAAAGGAAGTTTTTACAGACCTTTATCATCATGAAGTAATACACAGGGATTTCTTTAAAGTAGCCATCAGCGGCGCTACAGACCATGTCCTTCCCAAGCTGGAATTTCAGTACCCGAATGTGAATTTTAATGACCGGAATTCAGTACTGGCTACTGCAAAGGCATTAGAAGATACAGGAGTGGCAGCTTATAATGGTGCCGGAAAATACATTTCCAATCCTACTTATCTGGTGATTGCCGGTAAAATAGTTTCGGTGGAAGCCAGACATGCTTCCGCAATCAGGAACCTGATCAATCCCGGATCTGCAGATTTTTCAGGAGATGATGTAATAGATGCTAATGGGCTTGACCTTGCAAAAGAACCGAAAGATATCGTAATGGCTGCCGGAGCATTCATCAAAACACCTTTTACCTGGAAAGAAAGAGGTATCAACTAA
- a CDS encoding fasciclin domain-containing protein, protein MNTQSKITVLAMVALSFAFNGKVTAQTMKEKTVMVGGAPMYPSKNIIENAVNSKDHKTLVAAVKAAGLVETLQGAGPFTVLAPTDAAFAKLPKGTVENLVKPENKATLTSILTYHVLPGRYSAKEIWAAVKAGNGKSMMKTVQGEELTFWTKGKDLYIKDAKGNSARVTIADVNQSNGVIHVIDTVLMP, encoded by the coding sequence ATGAACACACAATCAAAAATCACAGTCTTAGCAATGGTAGCCTTATCATTTGCTTTCAATGGGAAGGTAACTGCACAGACGATGAAAGAAAAAACAGTAATGGTAGGAGGAGCTCCAATGTATCCGTCCAAAAATATTATTGAGAACGCCGTAAATTCCAAAGACCATAAAACACTTGTGGCGGCAGTAAAAGCGGCAGGATTGGTAGAAACATTACAGGGAGCAGGACCTTTTACCGTATTGGCACCTACCGACGCAGCTTTTGCAAAGCTTCCCAAAGGAACAGTTGAAAACCTTGTAAAACCTGAAAATAAGGCAACACTTACCAGCATATTAACGTACCATGTTCTTCCCGGAAGATACAGCGCCAAAGAAATCTGGGCTGCTGTAAAGGCTGGAAACGGAAAAAGCATGATGAAAACAGTACAGGGTGAAGAACTTACTTTCTGGACTAAAGGTAAAGACCTTTACATAAAAGATGCTAAAGGAAACAGTGCCAGAGTAACTATTGCAGACGTAAACCAGTCTAATGGAGTCATCCATGTCATCGATACGGTTTTAATGCCTTAA
- a CDS encoding Fur family transcriptional regulator — MKQVRNTHAKTEILNLINDSDVALTHSDIQKKLGDLCNRVTIYRVLERLENEGAIHKIVNVDGVVNFAKCSGKCTHEEHFHNHVHFNCKKCHSVTCIENAIPEISLPEHFIAEEYNFIISGICPKCSNA, encoded by the coding sequence ATGAAACAAGTCAGAAATACCCATGCAAAAACAGAAATTTTAAACCTGATCAATGACTCGGACGTAGCACTTACCCACTCTGATATTCAGAAGAAGTTAGGAGATCTTTGCAACAGAGTGACTATTTACCGGGTCTTGGAAAGGCTTGAAAATGAAGGGGCTATTCATAAAATAGTCAATGTGGACGGTGTGGTGAACTTTGCGAAATGCAGCGGAAAATGTACCCATGAAGAACATTTTCACAATCATGTTCATTTCAACTGTAAAAAATGTCATTCTGTAACATGTATTGAAAATGCGATCCCGGAAATCAGTTTGCCGGAGCACTTTATTGCTGAAGAATATAATTTTATCATCAGCGGTATCTGCCCGAAATGCAGTAATGCTTAG
- a CDS encoding ferritin-like domain-containing protein — MNILRLLDKLSHDKFFTTEASRLETLTNISLFGKKAAVAAVPLGLGTLMATPAKAETTITATTGAALKSTLTDALQLALVLEYLENEYYAIGLSTPGLIPNGDRTVFMQISKHESAHVSFLKSTLTSLGTTPGNKPTFDFTANGSFTPFTDYSQFLTLAQAFEDTGVRAYKGQAGNVMSNKVVLQAALQIHSVEARHASQVRRMRANKGWIELANGGNMPSATNPVYAGEDNVNQAGYNTGTLFGTAAGSAAYDEILSGSDAQAIASLFIV; from the coding sequence ATGAATATTCTTCGATTACTGGATAAGCTTTCCCATGATAAATTCTTCACAACGGAAGCATCAAGACTTGAAACCCTTACGAATATCTCATTATTCGGAAAAAAAGCAGCAGTTGCAGCAGTACCGCTTGGATTAGGAACATTGATGGCAACTCCAGCCAAAGCAGAAACCACGATAACAGCAACCACAGGTGCTGCCTTAAAAAGCACACTTACAGATGCTTTACAGCTGGCACTGGTTCTGGAATATCTGGAAAATGAATATTATGCCATAGGATTATCCACACCGGGACTTATTCCCAATGGTGACAGAACTGTCTTCATGCAGATCTCTAAACATGAATCAGCCCATGTCAGCTTTCTGAAAAGTACACTGACTTCTTTAGGAACCACTCCGGGAAATAAACCTACTTTCGACTTTACCGCCAATGGCAGTTTTACTCCTTTTACAGATTATAGTCAGTTTCTCACTCTCGCACAGGCCTTTGAAGACACCGGGGTACGGGCTTACAAAGGACAGGCAGGAAATGTAATGTCGAATAAAGTTGTACTTCAGGCAGCCCTTCAGATTCATTCTGTTGAAGCCAGACATGCTTCACAGGTAAGAAGAATGAGAGCCAATAAAGGATGGATTGAGCTGGCCAACGGAGGAAATATGCCGTCAGCAACCAATCCTGTGTATGCCGGAGAGGACAATGTGAATCAGGCAGGGTATAATACAGGAACTTTATTTGGAACAGCAGCAGGTTCTGCAGCTTATGATGAAATTTTAAGTGGAAGTGATGCACAGGCTATTGCTTCCCTATTCATAGTTTAG
- a CDS encoding sensor histidine kinase, protein MSILEKAIRYSTVYRVSSHILFWLVVFIVPQYQEGTSLRDMLIENTFYLSFYMMASYFVAYIIIPKLLRGDNYIVVILWFIIGSYAISAFSRIMVVHVMEPLIRKPPFEQESILEILTDIRKLVVIYFLQNFSLAWIFGFIKLVKDQYVVKQRTLWLEKEKTKAELATLKAQLNPHFLFNTLNNIYALSLANSPVTSPSIAGLSEILDHVLYRCNGSFVPVSTEIKLLENYIELEKLRYDERLIINFKHTIDEDLDIVPLILLSIVENAFKHGAGEDIGNPVINIELLLNKGNFHFRVCNTFTAKEHNDSGDKIGLDNIYKQLELVYPGNHEFKTFIYESTFVTLLSITDLRINKT, encoded by the coding sequence ATGTCGATTTTAGAAAAAGCAATACGTTACAGTACGGTTTACCGTGTTTCCAGTCATATCCTTTTTTGGCTGGTGGTGTTTATTGTTCCTCAGTACCAGGAAGGAACAAGCTTGCGGGATATGCTCATTGAGAATACATTTTATCTGTCTTTCTATATGATGGCTTCCTATTTTGTGGCATATATCATTATTCCAAAGTTGCTCAGGGGTGATAATTATATTGTTGTCATCCTCTGGTTTATCATCGGGAGTTATGCAATCAGTGCTTTTTCAAGGATTATGGTGGTGCATGTTATGGAGCCGCTTATAAGAAAACCACCATTTGAGCAGGAATCTATTCTGGAAATCCTTACAGATATCAGAAAGCTGGTGGTCATTTATTTTCTTCAGAACTTCTCGCTGGCCTGGATCTTCGGGTTCATTAAACTGGTGAAAGATCAGTATGTAGTAAAGCAGCGAACATTGTGGCTGGAGAAAGAAAAGACCAAAGCCGAGCTTGCCACTCTGAAGGCCCAGCTCAATCCTCATTTTTTATTCAATACCCTGAATAATATCTATGCCCTGTCATTGGCCAATTCGCCTGTAACATCCCCTTCTATAGCCGGTTTGTCAGAAATTTTAGACCATGTATTATATCGGTGTAACGGCAGTTTTGTTCCGGTTTCCACAGAAATTAAGCTGCTGGAAAATTATATTGAGCTTGAAAAGTTAAGGTATGATGAACGTCTGATAATCAATTTTAAACATACTATTGATGAAGATCTGGATATTGTACCTCTCATTCTGCTCTCTATCGTAGAAAATGCATTCAAGCATGGTGCCGGTGAAGATATCGGGAATCCGGTTATTAATATAGAGCTTCTGCTGAATAAAGGAAACTTTCATTTCAGGGTTTGCAATACATTTACCGCTAAAGAACATAATGATTCAGGTGATAAAATCGGTCTGGATAATATTTATAAACAGCTGGAGCTTGTTTATCCCGGGAACCATGAATTTAAAACCTTTATTTATGAAAGTACTTTTGTAACTTTACTGTCAATAACGGACCTTAGAATCAATAAAACTTAG
- a CDS encoding GTP-binding protein: MTQKLPVTVLSGFLGAGKTTLLNYILHNKQGLKVAVIVNDMSEINIDARLIENQNTLSRTEEKLVEMSNGCICCTLREDLMTEVERLALENRFDYLLIESTGISEPVPVAQTFTYIDEESGIDLSRFSYIDTMVTVVDCLNFMKDFGSNELLADRHLTDMEGDYRTIVNLLTDQIEFANVIILNKTDLIDAETLGFLKAAVKKLNPDAVILQSEFGKVDLQKILNTKLFDFDKAQASAGWQKELQAGHHTPETEEYGIGSLVFRDQRPFHPMRLWEYLNDRYPEGIIRAKGLFWLASRPDDALNFSQAGGSFRLEKAGVWWCSMPMSHRIRYVSFIENQKLIENRWDRKWGDRINELVFIGQNLDKDQIVADLQGCLINDREKELFDKKQSFEDPFPQNI; this comes from the coding sequence ATGACTCAAAAACTGCCTGTAACCGTACTCAGTGGCTTTCTGGGAGCCGGTAAAACCACGCTGCTGAATTATATCCTTCACAATAAACAAGGCCTGAAAGTAGCCGTTATAGTGAATGATATGAGCGAAATCAATATTGATGCACGTCTTATAGAAAATCAGAATACACTTTCAAGAACGGAAGAAAAACTGGTGGAAATGAGTAATGGCTGCATCTGCTGTACCCTCAGGGAAGATCTCATGACAGAAGTGGAACGCCTGGCACTTGAAAACCGTTTCGATTATCTGCTGATAGAAAGTACCGGGATCAGCGAACCTGTTCCTGTAGCCCAAACCTTTACCTATATTGATGAGGAAAGCGGAATTGATCTTTCCCGTTTCAGCTATATAGATACCATGGTAACGGTGGTGGACTGTCTTAATTTTATGAAGGATTTTGGCTCGAATGAATTGCTTGCAGACCGTCATCTTACCGATATGGAAGGGGATTACCGGACCATTGTGAACCTTCTGACTGACCAGATTGAGTTTGCCAATGTTATCATCCTCAACAAAACTGATCTGATTGATGCTGAAACACTGGGCTTTTTAAAAGCTGCTGTCAAAAAACTGAATCCTGATGCTGTCATCCTTCAGTCAGAGTTTGGAAAGGTTGACCTGCAAAAGATCTTAAATACAAAACTTTTTGATTTTGATAAAGCCCAGGCTTCTGCCGGTTGGCAAAAAGAGCTTCAGGCCGGGCACCATACTCCTGAAACAGAAGAATATGGAATCGGCTCACTGGTGTTCAGAGATCAGAGACCTTTTCATCCTATGAGATTATGGGAATACCTTAATGACCGGTATCCTGAAGGAATCATCAGAGCGAAAGGCTTATTCTGGCTGGCTTCAAGACCGGATGATGCCCTGAATTTTTCTCAGGCCGGAGGATCTTTCCGTTTGGAAAAAGCAGGAGTGTGGTGGTGCAGTATGCCAATGAGCCATAGGATACGGTATGTTTCATTTATAGAAAATCAGAAACTGATAGAAAACAGATGGGATAGGAAGTGGGGAGACAGGATCAACGAGCTTGTCTTTATCGGGCAGAATCTGGATAAAGATCAGATCGTAGCCGATCTTCAGGGTTGTCTAATCAATGACCGGGAAAAAGAGCTGTTTGATAAAAAACAGAGTTTTGAAGACCCTTTTCCCCAAAATATTTAA
- the msrB gene encoding peptide-methionine (R)-S-oxide reductase MsrB, translating to MKNFISKAIFTSYIALSIGALNAQARLFKTENPYYSRTAENHLKVSNTEWKRILKPELYQVAREGATETAFTGKYNEFDEKGTYYCAVCGNTLFFSTSKFATTCGWPSFYQPVRKNSVKYRKDNSYHMERTEVLCGRCDSHLGHVFDDGPKPTGKRFCMNSICLEFVPDKK from the coding sequence ATGAAAAATTTCATTTCTAAGGCCATATTCACTTCTTATATTGCTTTATCAATAGGCGCATTGAATGCCCAGGCACGGCTTTTTAAAACTGAAAATCCTTACTACTCCCGTACTGCAGAAAATCACCTGAAAGTAAGCAACACCGAATGGAAAAGAATTCTAAAGCCGGAACTCTACCAAGTGGCCAGGGAAGGAGCTACGGAAACGGCTTTTACAGGAAAGTATAATGAATTTGATGAGAAAGGAACTTATTATTGTGCTGTCTGCGGGAATACTCTTTTTTTTTCTACCTCCAAATTTGCCACTACCTGCGGATGGCCCTCATTTTATCAGCCTGTTCGTAAAAACAGTGTAAAATACCGGAAAGACAACTCTTATCACATGGAGCGCACTGAAGTGCTGTGCGGAAGATGCGATTCCCATTTGGGTCATGTTTTTGATGATGGCCCGAAACCCACAGGAAAACGGTTCTGCATGAATTCCATATGTCTTGAATTTGTTCCGGATAAAAAATAA
- a CDS encoding TonB-dependent receptor domain-containing protein → MKATKITIMIVLMFCILQNTVTAQTIKTVTIKGRVLNQQTQLPLENAIISLSSTQNPDKKQESKTNKKGEFEVQTETGEWNISIDFSTFNPVILANRSVTDDLDLGDLFLNENYQLLETVTVSGEKSSLSLNLDKKVFYAGKDLMAKGGSANDVLNNVPSVSVDVNGAVSLRGNSGVNILIDGKPSVISLNNGLEQIPASQIEKVEVITNPSAKYQAQGNAGIINIVLKKNTLSGLNSSVQAGVGDPANYNGNINFSYKKEKFNLFGNIGTRFRNLHIKEDRNQTTLKNGVKNLLLQNNMTDRRDQAYNFYVGGDYYINDKNTLTGSFYHSTLIINNHIDYVYNYFNQSNVQDSLIHRYEHYREPKKYNQLELNYVKNFEQKGKSWTTSLRYDFWNDDENQDISQYRLFPSRVSSPELVTRNIESSNDIFVQSDYIQEKNDSKLEIGMRGDFRAIKSDYQTVSDEVLLQQYNNKLNYSENLLGAYMQWGNKINKWRYLLGLRSELSMIRIYDRAGIFTNNKQYIDFFPTAHLGYALKENTTLQLSYSRRIDRPGFWQLNPFGGLSDLRNLTIGNPDLNPTYTHSLEFSVLSKINKFTITPSVYYKNTANYFQYVLQQTEDGNFLRTPVNLDHEERYGLEVSSTYKPFSWWNLALNFNYYGFSQQGQFEGKEYGSKDEMWTAQLNSRMKLPKNLAIESVFTYRSGFRDIQSVNRPVYKLNIAVSKDLFKEKMTLSIAFNNIFNSLIERQELNTPDYQLQSTAYGVGRIINLTATYRFNRKKGDKDRLPEEN, encoded by the coding sequence ATGAAAGCTACAAAGATTACAATAATGATTGTCCTGATGTTTTGTATCCTGCAGAATACAGTAACTGCCCAGACCATTAAAACAGTCACCATTAAAGGCAGGGTATTGAACCAGCAAACTCAGTTACCGCTGGAAAATGCCATAATAAGCCTGTCTTCAACACAGAATCCGGATAAAAAACAAGAGAGCAAAACCAATAAAAAAGGAGAATTTGAAGTACAGACAGAAACAGGTGAATGGAATATCTCCATAGATTTCAGTACTTTCAACCCTGTTATACTGGCAAACCGATCGGTAACAGATGATCTCGATCTTGGAGATTTATTTTTAAATGAAAATTACCAGCTCCTCGAAACGGTAACAGTTTCAGGAGAAAAGTCCAGTCTCTCCCTGAATCTCGATAAAAAGGTATTCTATGCCGGCAAAGACCTTATGGCTAAGGGAGGAAGTGCCAATGATGTATTAAACAATGTTCCATCAGTAAGCGTAGACGTCAATGGTGCTGTCAGCCTCAGAGGAAATTCAGGAGTAAATATACTGATTGATGGTAAACCTTCTGTGATCTCCCTGAATAACGGTCTGGAACAAATCCCGGCCAGCCAGATAGAAAAGGTGGAAGTGATTACCAATCCTTCGGCAAAATATCAGGCCCAGGGCAATGCAGGAATCATCAATATTGTATTGAAGAAAAACACCTTATCAGGCTTAAACAGTTCTGTACAGGCCGGAGTAGGAGATCCTGCCAACTATAACGGAAATATAAATTTCAGCTATAAAAAAGAAAAATTCAACCTGTTCGGTAATATAGGAACCCGTTTCAGAAATCTTCACATTAAAGAAGACAGAAACCAGACCACACTGAAGAATGGGGTGAAAAATCTGCTCCTCCAGAACAATATGACCGACAGACGTGACCAGGCTTATAATTTCTATGTGGGCGGAGATTATTACATCAATGATAAAAATACACTGACCGGAAGTTTCTATCACAGCACCCTGATCATCAACAATCATATTGATTATGTATATAACTACTTTAACCAGTCGAATGTACAGGACAGCCTGATCCACCGTTATGAGCATTACAGAGAACCTAAAAAGTACAACCAGCTGGAACTGAATTATGTGAAAAACTTCGAACAGAAAGGAAAAAGCTGGACCACAAGCCTGCGCTATGATTTCTGGAATGATGATGAAAACCAGGATATCAGTCAGTACAGATTATTTCCTTCCCGGGTTTCATCACCTGAGCTGGTTACCCGAAATATAGAAAGCAGCAATGATATTTTCGTTCAGAGTGATTATATACAGGAAAAAAACGACAGTAAGCTTGAAATAGGAATGAGAGGAGATTTCCGGGCTATAAAAAGTGATTATCAGACTGTATCAGACGAAGTTTTATTACAGCAGTATAATAATAAATTAAATTACAGTGAGAATTTACTGGGAGCTTATATGCAATGGGGAAATAAAATTAATAAATGGCGTTATTTATTAGGGTTACGTTCAGAACTTTCCATGATCAGAATCTATGACCGGGCTGGGATTTTTACCAATAATAAGCAGTATATAGATTTTTTTCCTACGGCTCATTTAGGATATGCATTAAAGGAAAATACGACTTTACAGCTCAGCTACAGCCGTAGAATAGACAGACCCGGGTTCTGGCAGCTGAACCCTTTCGGAGGACTTTCAGACCTGCGGAACCTTACCATTGGAAATCCGGACCTGAATCCCACTTATACCCATTCATTAGAATTTTCAGTGCTCAGTAAAATCAATAAATTTACGATTACTCCTTCCGTTTATTACAAAAACACCGCCAATTACTTCCAGTATGTCCTGCAGCAGACGGAGGACGGAAACTTCCTTCGTACTCCGGTCAACCTGGATCATGAAGAAAGATATGGACTGGAAGTGTCTTCTACTTATAAACCGTTCAGCTGGTGGAATCTGGCACTCAATTTCAATTATTACGGCTTCAGCCAGCAAGGACAGTTTGAAGGGAAAGAGTATGGTTCGAAAGATGAAATGTGGACAGCACAGCTCAATTCCCGGATGAAGCTGCCCAAAAATCTCGCAATAGAATCTGTATTTACTTACAGAAGCGGCTTCCGGGATATACAGTCTGTGAATAGACCGGTATATAAACTGAATATAGCTGTGAGCAAAGACCTGTTTAAAGAGAAAATGACCCTCAGTATTGCTTTTAACAATATATTCAATTCTCTGATTGAAAGACAGGAGCTTAATACACCGGATTATCAGTTACAGTCCACAGCATATGGAGTAGGAAGGATAATCAACCTGACCGCCACCTACCGTTTCAATAGAAAAAAGGGCGATAAGGACCGTTTGCCGGAAGAAAATTAA